One segment of Ipomoea triloba cultivar NCNSP0323 chromosome 12, ASM357664v1 DNA contains the following:
- the LOC115998461 gene encoding uncharacterized protein LOC115998461 — MAAMASLHTIMFTNSGKKPAASLPCSRHSLTQAKFLLGTPRNVVTPTPKIAKTPRSLTVVAAVGDVSDAGTTYLIAGAAAVALVGTAFPIFFSRKDTCPECDGAGFVRKAGATLRANAARKDQTQIVCARCNGLGKLNQIDK; from the exons ATGGCAGCCATGGCGTCTCTACACACAATAATGTTCACTAACTCAGGCAAGAAACCAGCTGCATCGCTGCCATGCTCAAGACATTCACTAACTCAGGCAAAATTCCTCCTGGGCACTCCCAGGAACGTCGTTACTCCGACCCCCAAGATAGCCAAGACGCCGAGGTCATTGACGGTGGTCGCCGCCGTCGGAGATGTATCGGATGCCGGAACCACCTACTTGATTGCCGGTGCCGCCGCCGTCGCGTTGGTCGGGACTGCTTTCCCTATCTTCTTCTCCCGCAAGGACAC GTGCCCGGAATGTGACGGGGCGGGTTTCGTGAGGAAAGCAGGGGCGACATTGAGGGCCAATGCTGCTAGGAAAGACCAGACTCAAATTGTATGCGCTCGCTGCAATGGTCTTGGCAAGCTCAATCAAATTGACAAATAG
- the LOC115998028 gene encoding pyridine nucleotide-disulfide oxidoreductase domain-containing protein 2 isoform X2, translating into MWRQCRKLSGSSTANSERALKEKKWDALVIGGGHNGLTAAAYLARSGLSVAVLERRHIIGGAAVTEELVPGFKFSRCSYLQSLLRPCVIKELELKRHGLKLLKRNPSSFTPCRDGRYLMLGRDKQHNYSEISKFSERDAKAFTRYENQLDKFCKFLDPLLDSSPPETLQGNSSFNARLHNKLEKSAFWSHCLRSALTLGQNDLLEFMDLLLSPASKVLNNWFETDVLKSTLGTDAVIGTTASVHTPGSGYVLLHHVMGETDGDRGIWSYVEGGMGSVSLAIANAAREAGAIVVTSAEVSELIIEDGGRASGVLLADGTPVYSSVVLSNATPYKTFMDLVPKDVLPDDFLRAIKLSDYSSATTKINLAIDRLPQFKSCNLSHPDAGPQHTGSIHIGSECFEDMAAAAQDAENGVPSRRPIIEMTIPSVLDKTISPPGKHVVGLFIQYTPYKPCDGSWEDPTYREAFAQRCFSLIDEYAPGFSSSVIGYDMLTPPDLEREIGLTGGNIFHGSMGLDSLFLMRPVKGWSNYRTPLQGLYLCGSGAHPGGGVMGAPGRNAAHVVIQDIKKQ; encoded by the exons ATGTGGCGACAGTGCCGGAAACTGAGCGGCAGCTCTACTGCGAACTCGGAGCGagctttgaaggagaagaaatgGGACGCACTGGTGATCGGCGGTGGCCATAACGGCCTAACTGCTGCCGCCTACCTTGCTCGCTCCGGCCTCTCCGTCGCCGTCCTCGAGAGACGCCACATCATCGGCGGTGCTGCCGTCACCGAGGAGCTTGTTCCTGGCTTCAAATTCTCCCGTTGTAGCTACCTCCAAAGCCTCCTCCGCCCCTGCGTCATCAA AGAACTAGAGCTAAAGAGACATGGATTAAAGCTATTAAAGAGAAATCCATCATCGTTTACTCCCTGTCGTGATGGACGCTATCTCATGCTTGGTAGAGATAAACAGCATAACTATTCTGAAATTTCCAAGTTCTCAGAACGTGATGCCAAGGCTTTTACGAG GTATGAAAACCAACTAGACAAGTTCTGCAAATTTTTGGATCCACTTTTGGATTCTTCACCACCCGAAACTCTACAAGGAAATTCATCTTTTAATGCCCGACTGCATAATAAGTTAGAGAAATCAGCCTTTTGGTCTCACTGCCTACGAAGTGCACTCACATTGGGACAAAATGACTTACT GGAATTTATGGATCTTTTACTCTCTCCAGCATCAAAGGTTCTAAATAACTGGTTTGAG ACTGATGTTCTGAAATCAACTCTTGGAACTGATGCAGTGATAGGGACAACG GCAAGTGTACATACACCTGGAAGTGGATATGTCTTGCTACATCACGTGATGGGAGAAACTGATGGTGACCGTGGTATTTGGTC GTACGTTGAAGGGGGAATGGGCTCAGTGTCTTTGGCCATTGCTAACGCTGCTAGGGAGGCTGGTGCAATTGTAGTGACTAGTGCAGAG GTCTCAGAGTTGATAATTGAGGACGGCGGTAGAGCTTCTGGG GTGTTGTTGGCTGATGGAACACCAGTGTATTCTTCAGTTGTCTTGTCAAATGCAACCCCTTACAAGACTTTCATG GATCTTGTACCTAAAGATGTGCTTCCTGATGATTTCCTTCGTGCAATAAAGTTATCTGATTACAGTTCT GCAACTACCAAAATCAATTTGGCAATTGACAGACTCCCACAGTTCAAGTCCTGCAACTTAAGTCATCCTGATGCTGGGCCACAACATACTGGCTCCATTCACATTGGTTCCGAGTG TTTTGAGGACATGGCTGCCGCTGCACAGGATGCTGAAAATGGAGTACCATCTCGAAGACCTATAATTGAAATGACAATCCCTTCTGTCCTTGATAAGACCATTTCTCCTCCTG GCAAGCATGTTGTTGGTTTGTTTATCCAGTACACACCGTACAAGCCATGTGATGGAAGCTGGGAAGATCCTACATACAGa GAAGCATTTGCTCAGAGATGCTTTAGCCTAATAGATGAATATGCTCCTGGATTCAGCTCATCTGTTATTGGTTACGACATGTTGACTCCTCCAGATCTTGAAAGAGAAATTGGTCTGACAG GGGGGAATATCTTCCACGGTTCCATGGGATTAGATTCATTGTTTCTCATGAGACCAGTAAAAGGATG GTCAAACTATAGGACTCCACTGCAAGGTTTATATTTGTGCGGTAGTGGGGCACATCCTGGTGGAGGAGTAATGGGAGCCCCAGGACGCAATGCTGCAC ATGTGGTTATTCAAGACATTAAGAAACAGTAA
- the LOC115998028 gene encoding pyridine nucleotide-disulfide oxidoreductase domain-containing protein 2 isoform X1: MWRQCRKLSGSSTANSERALKEKKWDALVIGGGHNGLTAAAYLARSGLSVAVLERRHIIGGAAVTEELVPGFKFSRCSYLQSLLRPCVIKELELKRHGLKLLKRNPSSFTPCRDGRYLMLGRDKQHNYSEISKFSERDAKAFTRYENQLDKFCKFLDPLLDSSPPETLQGNSSFNARLHNKLEKSAFWSHCLRSALTLGQNDLLEFMDLLLSPASKVLNNWFETDVLKSTLGTDAVIGTTASVHTPGSGYVLLHHVMGETDGDRGIWSYVEGGMGSVSLAIANAAREAGAIVVTSAEVSELIIEDGGRASGVLLADGTPVYSSVVLSNATPYKTFMDLVPKDVLPDDFLRAIKLSDYSSATTKINLAIDRLPQFKSCNLSHPDAGPQHTGSIHIGSECFEDMAAAAQDAENGVPSRRPIIEMTIPSVLDKTISPPGKHVVGLFIQYTPYKPCDGSWEDPTYREAFAQRCFSLIDEYAPGFSSSVIGYDMLTPPDLEREIGLTGGNIFHGSMGLDSLFLMRPVKGWSNYRTPLQGLYLCGSGAHPGGGVMGAPGRNAAHVVIQDIKKQ, translated from the exons ATGTGGCGACAGTGCCGGAAACTGAGCGGCAGCTCTACTGCGAACTCGGAGCGagctttgaaggagaagaaatgGGACGCACTGGTGATCGGCGGTGGCCATAACGGCCTAACTGCTGCCGCCTACCTTGCTCGCTCCGGCCTCTCCGTCGCCGTCCTCGAGAGACGCCACATCATCGGCGGTGCTGCCGTCACCGAGGAGCTTGTTCCTGGCTTCAAATTCTCCCGTTGTAGCTACCTCCAAAGCCTCCTCCGCCCCTGCGTCATCAA AGAACTAGAGCTAAAGAGACATGGATTAAAGCTATTAAAGAGAAATCCATCATCGTTTACTCCCTGTCGTGATGGACGCTATCTCATGCTTGGTAGAGATAAACAGCATAACTATTCTGAAATTTCCAAGTTCTCAGAACGTGATGCCAAGGCTTTTACGAG GTATGAAAACCAACTAGACAAGTTCTGCAAATTTTTGGATCCACTTTTGGATTCTTCACCACCCGAAACTCTACAAGGAAATTCATCTTTTAATGCCCGACTGCATAATAAGTTAGAGAAATCAGCCTTTTGGTCTCACTGCCTACGAAGTGCACTCACATTGGGACAAAATGACTTACT GGAATTTATGGATCTTTTACTCTCTCCAGCATCAAAGGTTCTAAATAACTGGTTTGAG ACTGATGTTCTGAAATCAACTCTTGGAACTGATGCAGTGATAGGGACAACG GCAAGTGTACATACACCTGGAAGTGGATATGTCTTGCTACATCACGTGATGGGAGAAACTGATGGTGACCGTGGTATTTGGTC GTACGTTGAAGGGGGAATGGGCTCAGTGTCTTTGGCCATTGCTAACGCTGCTAGGGAGGCTGGTGCAATTGTAGTGACTAGTGCAGAG GTCTCAGAGTTGATAATTGAGGACGGCGGTAGAGCTTCTGGG GTGTTGTTGGCTGATGGAACACCAGTGTATTCTTCAGTTGTCTTGTCAAATGCAACCCCTTACAAGACTTTCATG GATCTTGTACCTAAAGATGTGCTTCCTGATGATTTCCTTCGTGCAATAAAGTTATCTGATTACAGTTCT GCAACTACCAAAATCAATTTGGCAATTGACAGACTCCCACAGTTCAAGTCCTGCAACTTAAGTCATCCTGATGCTGGGCCACAACATACTGGCTCCATTCACATTGGTTCCGAGTG TTTTGAGGACATGGCTGCCGCTGCACAGGATGCTGAAAATGGAGTACCATCTCGAAGACCTATAATTGAAATGACAATCCCTTCTGTCCTTGATAAGACCATTTCTCCTCCTG GCAAGCATGTTGTTGGTTTGTTTATCCAGTACACACCGTACAAGCCATGTGATGGAAGCTGGGAAGATCCTACATACAGa GAAGCATTTGCTCAGAGATGCTTTAGCCTAATAGATGAATATGCTCCTGGATTCAGCTCATCTGTTATTGGTTACGACATGTTGACTCCTCCAGATCTTGAAAGAGAAATTGGTCTGACAG GGGGGAATATCTTCCACGGTTCCATGGGATTAGATTCATTGTTTCTCATGAGACCAGTAAAAGGATG GTCAAACTATAGGACTCCACTGCAAGGTTTATATTTGTGCGGTAGTGGGGCACATCCTGGTGGAGGAGTAATGGGAGCCCCAGGACGCAATGCTGCACATGTGGTTATTCAAGACATTAAGAAACAGTAA